The following are encoded together in the Natator depressus isolate rNatDep1 chromosome 10, rNatDep2.hap1, whole genome shotgun sequence genome:
- the ADPGK gene encoding ADP-dependent glucokinase isoform X2 — protein MWPRAVCVALLALAAGYLFVREPELPGAALRYLAGRLWAEPAESSMAAAWEALITRPARPWSRVAVGVNACVDVILSGVKLLQALGLDPGDGKDHAVLNSRKDLKEAFIHFMQKGAAAERFFSDAETFNHIARAASEYPGAQLYVGGNAALIGQKLATNPDLKILLCGPVGPKLHELLDDNVIVPPESMQETDEFHLILEYQAGEEWGQLRAPNANRFIFSHDLSNGAMNMLEVFVSSLDEFKPDLVVLSGLHMMEGQSREVREKRLLEAVTSISDIPTDIPIHLELASMTDQDLMSKIMHQVFPLVNSVGLNEQELLFLTQSASGPHASLASWNGVPDVGIVSDILFWILKKHGRTMDKASDLTRIHFHTLAYHVLATVDGYWGNQIAAVAAGARVAGTQACATETIDTDRVFLKAPLEFVTSHTEAPSKISLNPGDPVAQWHREGISFHFTPVLVCKDPIRTVGLGDAISAEGLLYSELYPQ, from the exons ATGTGGCCCCGGGCGGTGTGCGTGGCCCTGCTGGCCCTGGCCGCGGGCTACCTCTTcgtgcgggagccggagctgcccGGCGCGGCGCTGCGCTACCTGGCCGGCCGCCTGTGGGCCGAGCCGGCCGAGAGCAGCATGGCGGCGGCCTGGGAGGCGCTCATCACCCGGCCCGCCCGGCCGTGGAGCCGAGTGGCCGTGGG AGTCAATGCCTGTGTAGATGTAATCCTCTCCGGTGTGAAGCTGTTGCAGGCACTTGGTCTTGATCCTGGGGACGGGAAAGATCATGCTGTCTTGAATTCCAGGAAGGACCTGAAAGAAGCCTTCATCCATTTCATGCAGAAGGGGGCAGCTGCTGAGCGCTTCTTCAGTGATGCGGAGACCTTCAATCACATTGCACGAGCAGCCTCAGAGTACCCTGGGGCACAG CTCTATGTGGGAGGAAATGCTGCCCTAATTGGTCAGAAACTTGCAACAAATCCAGACCTGAAG atCCTTCTTTGTGGTCCAGTTGGTCCTAAACTCCATGAACTACTTGATGATAATGTAATTGTCCCACCAGAATCTATGCAGGAAACAGATGAATTCCACCTTATCTTGGAGTATCAAGCAG GTGAAGAATGGGGACAGTTGAGAGCTCCCAATGCCAACCGCTTTATATTCTCCCATGACCTATCAAATGGAGCCATGAACATGCTGGAGGTGTTTGTGTCCAGCCTGGATGAGTTTAAGCCAGACCTTGTAGTGCTCTCAGGGCTTCACATGATggaagggcagagcagggaagtgcGTGAGAAGAGACTTCTGGAG GCTGTGACTTCCATCTCTGATATCCCCACTGATATCCCCATACACCTGGAATTGGCCAGTATGACTGACCAGGATCTCATGAGCAAGATTATGCATCAG GTCTTCCCCCTGGTGAATTCTGTCGGGCTAAATGAACAGGAGCTGCTGTTCCTCACCCAGTCGGCCTCTGGTCCTCATGCCTCCCTTGCTTCCTGGAATGGAGTTCCAGATGTGGGCATTGTCAGTGACATCCTTTTCTGGATCCTGAAGAAGCATGGAAGGACCATGGACAAGGCATCTGATCTTACCCGGATCCACTTCCACACACTGGCCTATCATGTTCTGGCTACAGTGGATGGGTATTGGGGCAACCAGATAGCAGCTGTGGCTGCTGGAGCCAGAGTGGCAGGGACACAGGCTTGTGCAACTGAAACCATTGATACTGACAGAGTCTTTCTTAAAGCTCCCTTGGAGTTTGTGACCTCCCACACAGAGGCACCCTCCAAAATCTCTTTAAATCCAGGTGATCCAGTGGCACAATGGCACAGAGAGggaatttcattccatttcacCCCTGTTTTGGTGTGTAAAGATCCCATCCGGACTGTGGGACTTGGAGATGCTATTTCAGCTGAAGGACTCCTATATTCAGAACTATACCCTCAGTAG
- the ADPGK gene encoding ADP-dependent glucokinase isoform X1 translates to MWPRAVCVALLALAAGYLFVREPELPGAALRYLAGRLWAEPAESSMAAAWEALITRPARPWSRVAVGVNACVDVILSGVKLLQALGLDPGDGKDHAVLNSRKDLKEAFIHFMQKGAAAERFFSDAETFNHIARAASEYPGAQLYVGGNAALIGQKLATNPDLKILLCGPVGPKLHELLDDNVIVPPESMQETDEFHLILEYQAGEEWGQLRAPNANRFIFSHDLSNGAMNMLEVFVSSLDEFKPDLVVLSGLHMMEGQSREVREKRLLEAVTSISDIPTDIPIHLELASMTDQDLMSKIMHQQVFPLVNSVGLNEQELLFLTQSASGPHASLASWNGVPDVGIVSDILFWILKKHGRTMDKASDLTRIHFHTLAYHVLATVDGYWGNQIAAVAAGARVAGTQACATETIDTDRVFLKAPLEFVTSHTEAPSKISLNPGDPVAQWHREGISFHFTPVLVCKDPIRTVGLGDAISAEGLLYSELYPQ, encoded by the exons ATGTGGCCCCGGGCGGTGTGCGTGGCCCTGCTGGCCCTGGCCGCGGGCTACCTCTTcgtgcgggagccggagctgcccGGCGCGGCGCTGCGCTACCTGGCCGGCCGCCTGTGGGCCGAGCCGGCCGAGAGCAGCATGGCGGCGGCCTGGGAGGCGCTCATCACCCGGCCCGCCCGGCCGTGGAGCCGAGTGGCCGTGGG AGTCAATGCCTGTGTAGATGTAATCCTCTCCGGTGTGAAGCTGTTGCAGGCACTTGGTCTTGATCCTGGGGACGGGAAAGATCATGCTGTCTTGAATTCCAGGAAGGACCTGAAAGAAGCCTTCATCCATTTCATGCAGAAGGGGGCAGCTGCTGAGCGCTTCTTCAGTGATGCGGAGACCTTCAATCACATTGCACGAGCAGCCTCAGAGTACCCTGGGGCACAG CTCTATGTGGGAGGAAATGCTGCCCTAATTGGTCAGAAACTTGCAACAAATCCAGACCTGAAG atCCTTCTTTGTGGTCCAGTTGGTCCTAAACTCCATGAACTACTTGATGATAATGTAATTGTCCCACCAGAATCTATGCAGGAAACAGATGAATTCCACCTTATCTTGGAGTATCAAGCAG GTGAAGAATGGGGACAGTTGAGAGCTCCCAATGCCAACCGCTTTATATTCTCCCATGACCTATCAAATGGAGCCATGAACATGCTGGAGGTGTTTGTGTCCAGCCTGGATGAGTTTAAGCCAGACCTTGTAGTGCTCTCAGGGCTTCACATGATggaagggcagagcagggaagtgcGTGAGAAGAGACTTCTGGAG GCTGTGACTTCCATCTCTGATATCCCCACTGATATCCCCATACACCTGGAATTGGCCAGTATGACTGACCAGGATCTCATGAGCAAGATTATGCATCAG CAGGTCTTCCCCCTGGTGAATTCTGTCGGGCTAAATGAACAGGAGCTGCTGTTCCTCACCCAGTCGGCCTCTGGTCCTCATGCCTCCCTTGCTTCCTGGAATGGAGTTCCAGATGTGGGCATTGTCAGTGACATCCTTTTCTGGATCCTGAAGAAGCATGGAAGGACCATGGACAAGGCATCTGATCTTACCCGGATCCACTTCCACACACTGGCCTATCATGTTCTGGCTACAGTGGATGGGTATTGGGGCAACCAGATAGCAGCTGTGGCTGCTGGAGCCAGAGTGGCAGGGACACAGGCTTGTGCAACTGAAACCATTGATACTGACAGAGTCTTTCTTAAAGCTCCCTTGGAGTTTGTGACCTCCCACACAGAGGCACCCTCCAAAATCTCTTTAAATCCAGGTGATCCAGTGGCACAATGGCACAGAGAGggaatttcattccatttcacCCCTGTTTTGGTGTGTAAAGATCCCATCCGGACTGTGGGACTTGGAGATGCTATTTCAGCTGAAGGACTCCTATATTCAGAACTATACCCTCAGTAG